Proteins encoded by one window of Rutidosis leptorrhynchoides isolate AG116_Rl617_1_P2 chromosome 7, CSIRO_AGI_Rlap_v1, whole genome shotgun sequence:
- the LOC139857816 gene encoding uncharacterized protein, giving the protein MIKRLEAEKNLVQSTATTGAAGGGTGPYGAVDRKLYVGNLHFNMTELQLKQIFEAFGPVELVQLPTDPETGHCKGFGFIHFAQIEHAKAAQSLNGILEIAGRTMKVCSFVSDHIAAQDTGAKATDFDDDDDEGGGLALNALSRAMLLAKLDRSGITSIIPGAPIVNGSTQPGALPIGVPAAVPGPVLPTQIIPPVVSEPIGNPSECLLLKNMFDPATETDPEFDLDIEDVVEEECSKYGRVKHIYVDKHSAGYVYLRFESVEAAVRAQQAMHKRWFAGRLISPIYLQPYEYEARFKGAA; this is encoded by the exons ATGATCAAACGTTTAGAAGCTGAGAAGAACCTTGTCCAATCTACTGCTACAACTGGAGCAGCAGGTGGGGGCACAGGCCCCTATGGCGCAGTTGATCGGAAACTATATGTTGGAAATTTACACTTTAACATGACTGAGTTGCAGCTCAAACAG ATTTTTGAAGCCTTTGGACCTGTGGAGCTTGTGCAACTTCCCACTGATCCTGAGACAGGGCACTGTAAAGGATTTGGCTTTATTCAT TTTGCTCAAATTGAGCATGCAAAGGCTGCACAAAGTTTAAATGGGATACTTGAGATTGCTGGGCGGACAATGAAGGTGTGCTCATTTG TTAGTGATCACATTGCTGCTCAAGACACTGGAGCAAAAGCAACagactttgatgatgatgatgatgagggtggAGGCTTG GCTCTGAATGCTCTTTCAAGAGCGATGCTTTTGGCAAAGCTTGATCGCAGTGGTATTACTTCTAT TATCCCTGGAGCACCTATAGTTAATGGGTCTACTCAACCCGGCGCCTTGCCCATCGGTGTACCAGCTGCAGTTCCGGGTCCTGTTTTACCGACCCAAATAATTCCTCCCGTGGTTTCAGAGCCCATTGGAAACCCTAGCGAATGTTTGCTGCTAAAAAACATGTTTGATCCCGCTACAGAG ACTGACCCAGAATTTGATTTGGACATAGAAGATGTTGTGGAAGAAGAGTGTTCCAAGTATGGACGTGTGAAGCATATTTATGTTGACAA GCACAGTGCTGGTTATGTGTATCTGCGATTTGAGAGTGTGGAGGCAGCTGTCAGAGCTCAACAGGCGATGCACAAGAGGTGGTTTGCAGGCAGATTGATTTCACCTATTTATTtg CAACCGTACGAGTATGAAGCCAGGTTCAAAGGTGCAGCTTGA